In the genome of Methanococcoides burtonii DSM 6242, the window TTTGGCACCATCAATGGCAGGAGCAGAAGCTACAGTCATTTGGGATGGAGAGGTTGAGTTACCATCAGGTACATTTGATTTTGTACCTACCAACAACCACTCCGCGAGTTATTCGACATATAACTTTACGGATCTCGGTGCACTCATGCTTGTGAACGAGAGCCAAGGGATCAGTTACAACATATCAGATGCATATTTTTCATCATTTGGTTCGTTCTCCATTAATGCTCTCAATGGAACGAACAATGAACCATGGGGAACAGGTAATTCCAGTTCATGGTACCTTTATATCAATGATGTGTACGCCAGCAGAGGACTGGGAGGGAACCCAGTGAGTAATGGAGATAAGATCAGTTTCTGGTACGCCCCAACGAACACTACTACATATATGAATGATATTGCAAACGCTACTTGGGTCATGAACGTCACCTTAAAAGCTCCAATGGTTGACTGGGAGGGAGAGATAGAACTTCCATCAGGAACTGCGAACTTCACACCTACTAATAACCATTCTGCAAGTTACGAAATCAATAACTTTACAGATCTCGGTGCATTTATGTTTGTGAATGAGAGCCAGGGGATCGGTTACAACATATCAGATACGTATTTTTCATCATTTGGTTCGTTCTCCATGAATGCATTCAATGGAACGATCAATGAACCATACGTTGGAGGTATATCCAGAGGATGGTCCCTCTTTATCAATGGCGTACCAGCTCCCATGGGACTGGGAGGAAACTCAGTGAGTAACGGGGATAAGATCACGTTCTGGTACTGTCCAACGGATGCCACGTCATATGTACCCCTGACCGGAGAAGCGACCAGAGTCATGAACATCACCTTGAAAGCTCCAGTGGTTTATTGGGAGGGAGAGATAGAACTTCCATCAGGAACTGCGAACTTCACACCTACTAATAACCATTCTGCAAGTTACGAAATCAATAACTTTACAGATCTCGGTGCATTCATGTTTGTGAATGAGAGCCAGGGGATCAGTTACAACATATCAGATACGTATTTTTCATCATTTGGGTCGTTCTCCATGAATGCATTCAATGGAACAAGCAATGAACCATACGTTGGAGGTATATCCAGAGGATGGTCCCTTTTTATCAATGGCGTACCAGCTCCCATGGGACTGGGAGGAAACTCAGTGAGTAACGGGGATAAGATCACGTTCTGGTACTGTCCAACGGATGCCACGTCATATGCACCCCTGACCGGAGAAGCGACCAGGGTCATGAACATATCTGTAGCAATTGAAACTGTCAGTAGTGGAAGTAGTGGAAGTAGTGGTGGTGGAACAG includes:
- a CDS encoding DUF4430 domain-containing protein; translated protein: MMNKRIWIICMIALASAVFLAPSMAGAEATVIWDGEVELPSGTFDFVPTNNHSASYSTYNFTDLGALMLVNESQGISYNISDAYFSSFGSFSINALNGTNNEPWGTGNSSSWYLYINDVYASRGLGGNPVSNGDKISFWYAPTNTTTYMNDIANATWVMNVTLKAPMVDWEGEIELPSGTANFTPTNNHSASYEINNFTDLGAFMFVNESQGIGYNISDTYFSSFGSFSMNAFNGTINEPYVGGISRGWSLFINGVPAPMGLGGNSVSNGDKITFWYCPTDATSYVPLTGEATRVMNITLKAPVVYWEGEIELPSGTANFTPTNNHSASYEINNFTDLGAFMFVNESQGISYNISDTYFSSFGSFSMNAFNGTSNEPYVGGISRGWSLFINGVPAPMGLGGNSVSNGDKITFWYCPTDATSYAPLTGEATRVMNISVAIETVSSGSSGSSGGGTGHATIAKLVDEEEPVTTEEPQAVEDTPAVEEETTSEPQKFEPVTESNVETEKAQNDTPGFEGIFAVSGLLLSAMFIMKRSL